The Astyanax mexicanus isolate ESR-SI-001 chromosome 4, AstMex3_surface, whole genome shotgun sequence genome segment tcacctggcaacaacaccttagcaaccacctagcaactgcttagcaacatcattgcaaccaccccggataccatagcaacgccttagcaatcacctggcaacaacaccttagcaaccacctagcaactgctgagcaataccttagcaaccaccacagaaaccatagcaagcagctagcaacatcatagcaacgacCATATCGATCGGTGGGAAACTGCGCTACCAAcctgcgtttccttcaggaaacACACTTTTCTAGTtgcaattattgttattattataattattattacaaatattgtaaaagatcattttttacaattattttaattattatattcacaatttttttttgagGGGTGAAggtggggtgtgggtcgggttaATTATGTTTAGTTAATATGTTTCTGGAACATCCGGGAGGGCAAGTTCATCCGTGAGCACTTCATCCTGATAGGTGCTGCTCTCTCCTGGCACTCCTGAGGGTACAGATGGAGCTGCAAAGAACTCGTCGAGGTAAGAGGTGTCATCGTCTATACTGAGCTCATCCCCGAGTGCTCCCAGCGCCGCTTTCAGATCATCCTCATCCAGTTCTGGCATTGAGTACCTGCGGCTGAGAGCCTCCTGGATGTCATTTGCATCCAGTATCATTTTCTCCATCTGATCTTGAAGAGCTTCAATCTGGCCGATCTTCACGTTCTTGTGTGCCTCCCTCATTTCCTTGAGCCCGGCCTTTATGGCTTCCACAGTTGTTTTAGTGTCTTTGAGGGCCTGAATGGAGTCCCTGGCTCGCCCCATGTTGAAGGATTGCTccatcagctgttccctctgctcCTCGTACATGACCTTCTGTCTGAGAACTCGCATGGCTTTCTGCTGCACCAGGTTCTTTGATGGACCATCCTGCAATCTTTCCATCTGCTTTTTGTACTTCAACAGCTCT includes the following:
- the LOC103041240 gene encoding charged multivesicular body protein 5-like, encoding MKRVFGRGKQPKDSEPTLADCITLTDSRAESLERKISRLDAELLKYKKQMERLQDGPSKNLVQQKAMRVLRQKVMYEEQREQLMEQSFNMGRARDSIQALKDTKTTVEAIKAGLKEMREAHKNVKIGQIEALQDQMEKMILDANDIQEALSRRYSMPELDEDDLKAALGALGDELSIDDDTSYLDEFFAAPSVPSGVPGESSTYQDEVLTDELALPDVPETY